The genomic window ACATGAGCAAGCCAGCGTCGGCCGTCAGCGTGGGTGCGTGGGCATGGTGCGGCCAGATCAGCTCTTTGCCCGCGGGCTTCAGCCGCCGCTCGTCGTGGTTTTCCGGCGTATCCGTTGGCGGCCCGAGAATCCAGGCGACCGGGGCATTGCCGCTTTGCGCCGAATCGGATCCGGGACGGTATGCAAACGCCACGATGCGGTCGAGGTTGCGCAGCGCGACGATCGCGACTCGCTGAGCCGGGTCGTAGATGATCGTGTTGCCGTGGGTCCAATCGCGGGTCTGGAGCCCCGCGTAGATGTGGTTCCAGTGGCCATCGTCCAGCGCACGGTGATGGCGGCAAGGATCGAAGACATCGAACAGGTCGATGCGCCGCACGATCGCACCGCCGTCGCGTTCGAACTCTACCAATACGTCTCCAACCACGTTGAACCACGCCTGTGTCACCGTCGACGGCGCCTGCGGGCACGCACTGGGCACGAGTCTGCGTAGCCGCGTGCTCAGGACCATGAAGTTGCCGTCAGGCAGCTCGTGCAAGTCGTGGTGAAAGGTGTCTGCGGCGACCGCAGCGACTCCCTCCCGCCGCAGCTTGCGCTTCTCCGCACTCTTGAGCAGATTCGTGGCCGCCCAAGCGTGCCGAACCCGACCGGCAAGGTCG from Pseudomonadota bacterium includes these protein-coding regions:
- a CDS encoding aryl-sulfate sulfotransferase, with product MIWRFSLLHTTLWALLASLAGACRDGSSSKGAGGGALDLQPNRNCALVYRLRFETDVATLTRVSVQPQGTSGWSVAERGGPRRSHNILIAGLRAQSTYRLEVKARDSAGATALERFLVLTTDPLPSTLPPIEVTRSDSAAMADGFTLFDVAVWRPDGVAGSGWLIALDSEGQVVWYFEHKHRPENARLLANGHLVYMHSKNRIVEIDLAGRVRHAWAATNLLKSAEKRKLRREGVAAVAADTFHHDLHELPDGNFMVLSTRLRRLVPSACPQAPSTVTQAWFNVVGDVLVEFERDGGAIVRRIDLFDVFDPCRHHRALDDGHWNHIYAGLQTRDWTHGNTIIYDPAQRVAIVALRNLDRIVAFAYRPGSDSAQSGNAPVAWILGPPTDTPENHDERRLKPAGKELIWPHHAHAPTLTADAGLLM